One genomic window of Gracilinema caldarium DSM 7334 includes the following:
- the tyrS gene encoding tyrosine--tRNA ligase, protein MNAALETLKERGFFQQCTDVEGLSKVMDEGPITFYVGTDPTGPSLHIGHMVPFFAFKHMIAAGHRGIALIGGGTARIGDPSGKTEMRKMLSYEQLDANAESISAQLNRFLGGFDGIHALTDNNKHWLSDLNYIDFLRDIGRHFSVNRMLSFEAYRMRMETGLSFIEFNYQLLQSYDFLELYRRHDCRLQIGGDDQWGNIVAGIELIRRVEGAECFGLTFPLVTTADGKKMGKTEKGALFLDPAITSPYDFFQYWRNVQDADIERFLLMFTFLPVAEIRSLVAPGKNPNEAKERLAYEVTALIHGKEEADKALAGARAAFGGGGDKSAMPSVELPRAKFEAGYPVVDLFFDAGLAPTKSEARRLVQQGGAFVSAGLPHGSGADLEAITDVADLINLDRIKDNELILRAGKKRYCRVVLS, encoded by the coding sequence ATGAATGCAGCACTTGAAACCTTAAAAGAACGGGGCTTTTTTCAGCAATGTACCGATGTAGAGGGGCTTTCCAAAGTTATGGATGAGGGGCCCATCACCTTTTATGTGGGAACCGATCCCACAGGGCCAAGTCTGCATATCGGGCATATGGTGCCCTTTTTTGCCTTTAAACACATGATCGCCGCCGGACACCGGGGTATAGCACTTATCGGTGGCGGTACAGCTCGTATCGGGGACCCCTCGGGAAAAACCGAAATGCGAAAAATGCTGTCCTATGAACAGCTCGATGCCAATGCGGAATCGATCAGCGCCCAGCTGAACCGCTTTCTGGGCGGCTTTGACGGTATACATGCCCTTACGGATAATAACAAGCACTGGCTTTCGGACCTTAATTATATCGATTTTCTCCGGGACATAGGACGGCATTTTTCGGTAAACCGGATGCTCAGTTTCGAAGCCTACCGGATGCGGATGGAAACAGGCCTTTCCTTTATTGAGTTTAACTATCAGCTTCTCCAGAGCTATGACTTTCTCGAGCTGTACCGCCGCCACGACTGCCGCCTCCAGATTGGAGGCGACGACCAGTGGGGTAATATTGTGGCGGGTATCGAGCTGATCCGCCGGGTCGAAGGGGCTGAATGTTTCGGCCTTACCTTCCCCCTGGTGACCACCGCGGATGGCAAGAAGATGGGTAAAACTGAAAAGGGTGCTCTCTTCCTGGATCCGGCCATCACGAGTCCCTATGATTTCTTCCAGTACTGGCGGAATGTTCAGGATGCGGATATAGAACGGTTCCTCTTAATGTTTACTTTCCTCCCTGTAGCGGAAATCCGCTCCCTTGTTGCTCCCGGGAAAAACCCGAACGAAGCCAAGGAACGGCTTGCCTACGAGGTTACCGCCCTGATCCACGGCAAGGAAGAGGCAGATAAGGCCCTCGCTGGAGCCCGGGCCGCCTTTGGCGGCGGCGGCGATAAAAGTGCCATGCCCAGTGTAGAACTACCCCGGGCAAAATTCGAGGCAGGCTACCCGGTGGTGGACCTCTTTTTTGATGCCGGCCTGGCCCCGACGAAAAGCGAGGCCCGGCGGCTCGTCCAGCAGGGCGGTGCTTTTGTGTCGGCAGGTCTGCCCCATGGCTCCGGGGCAGACCTGGAAGCGATTACCGACGTAGCGGATCTCATCAATCTAGATCGAATTAAGGATAATGAACTTATCCTCCGGGCCGGCAAAAAGCGGTACTGCCGGGTGGTCCTCAGCTAG
- a CDS encoding Uma2 family endonuclease: METQGTSALKEGEKFTIADWKKWPLNERWELIDGVAYAMSPAPRVPHQDKVLNLARQLGNFLEGKPCKVFIAPLDVFLMDDSDTGETVVQPDVLALCDASKIHEDGIHGAPDFVAEVLSETTAHKDFGVKRNLYEQVGVREYWIIHSDTGAVYQYVLQNGRFGPLKEYRRGEAVPSAVFPEFSWICP; encoded by the coding sequence ATGGAAACCCAAGGAACAAGTGCCCTGAAAGAGGGGGAAAAGTTTACCATTGCAGACTGGAAAAAATGGCCCCTCAATGAACGCTGGGAACTCATTGATGGTGTCGCTTATGCCATGAGTCCCGCGCCCCGGGTTCCCCATCAGGACAAGGTCCTTAATCTAGCTCGGCAGTTAGGAAATTTTCTGGAAGGCAAGCCCTGTAAAGTCTTTATTGCCCCCTTGGATGTATTTTTAATGGATGACTCCGATACGGGAGAAACGGTGGTGCAGCCCGATGTGCTTGCCCTCTGCGATGCCAGTAAAATTCATGAAGATGGGATTCATGGTGCTCCCGACTTTGTGGCAGAGGTCCTTTCGGAAACAACGGCCCATAAGGATTTTGGGGTAAAACGGAATCTCTATGAACAGGTTGGTGTGCGGGAATACTGGATTATTCATTCCGATACCGGCGCGGTGTATCAATATGTACTGCAGAATGGTCGTTTTGGACCCCTGAAGGAATACCGCAGGGGGGAGGCGGTTCCCAGCGCAGTCTTTCCCGAATTTTCCTGGATCTGTCCCTAA
- a CDS encoding beta-N-acetylhexosaminidase has translation MAAYASVPAIIPKPAFYQETGDRLYAATLTLDGDSFFLPQLRALRDEIITAFGETVLSPLSSAEEFAYFEQQTHDETPLWGANFRRDAAPTIALHIHQVDERSWVEQARMHGSELADGVGAVVWGAYLLTISPSGIEMVIPRTAGRNTMVESAAAAFATLMQLLHLGWDGWRFKLPVCTIVDRPALAWRGLMIDSARHFVPVPELKKILSMAWLYKLNRFHWHLTDDQGWRLELVTLPEATGSGSTRPGGDPNRNGYYTQEEVRDIVAFAGDRGITVIPELDLPGHVQAILAGHPEFACTPGPHYVRTEWGISEDVLCMGNPAALNFALKAWDEVCELFPGPYVHIGGDEVPTTRWESCPKCAAKKAELGLTDWIDLHGYFVATIAEHLSKKGKIVFGWDEVLDSSIPNLANVVHWRAWIPEQSTKALSQGRWLVRSPYFPYYLDFVQTDDRSISPGLAYRNPDAASLRRIYEYDPFEEIEPDIPESVSGTETAQCSASGREAYLEGVPEQDAGQGRALENASLDRSGRFLGIQANAWTEYIRDGRRLEYMLFPRLLALAETAWNGRTRSSYEDFLRRLEAGHCGSSRGIFAQRGINFCPLYKD, from the coding sequence ATGGCTGCCTATGCATCTGTGCCGGCAATAATCCCCAAGCCGGCGTTTTACCAGGAAACCGGAGACAGGCTGTATGCCGCTACCCTGACCCTCGACGGCGATTCGTTTTTTCTGCCCCAGCTCCGGGCTCTTCGGGATGAAATTATAACAGCCTTTGGCGAGACGGTTCTGAGTCCCTTAAGTTCTGCTGAGGAATTCGCCTACTTCGAACAGCAGACCCATGACGAAACTCCCCTCTGGGGTGCCAATTTCAGACGGGATGCCGCTCCTACGATTGCCCTTCATATTCATCAGGTTGATGAACGAAGCTGGGTGGAGCAGGCCCGCATGCACGGTTCAGAGCTCGCGGATGGTGTTGGAGCAGTGGTCTGGGGAGCCTATCTGCTTACAATTTCCCCTTCTGGAATAGAAATGGTAATTCCTCGCACAGCAGGACGCAACACCATGGTAGAAAGCGCCGCTGCAGCCTTCGCGACCCTGATGCAGCTGCTCCACCTGGGATGGGACGGCTGGCGTTTCAAGCTTCCGGTCTGTACCATTGTGGACAGACCAGCACTTGCATGGCGGGGGCTCATGATAGATTCTGCCCGTCACTTTGTGCCGGTTCCTGAACTTAAAAAAATCCTCAGCATGGCCTGGCTTTATAAGCTGAACCGCTTTCACTGGCACCTTACCGATGACCAGGGCTGGCGACTGGAGCTTGTAACCCTGCCAGAAGCCACTGGTTCCGGTTCCACAAGACCCGGCGGCGATCCGAACCGGAACGGCTATTATACCCAGGAAGAGGTCCGGGATATTGTGGCCTTTGCAGGGGATCGGGGAATTACGGTGATTCCCGAACTGGACCTGCCCGGCCATGTCCAGGCAATCCTGGCAGGACACCCGGAGTTTGCCTGTACACCGGGGCCCCATTATGTTCGGACCGAATGGGGCATTTCGGAGGATGTACTCTGTATGGGAAACCCCGCCGCCCTAAATTTTGCCCTGAAAGCCTGGGATGAGGTCTGCGAACTCTTTCCGGGCCCCTATGTCCATATCGGCGGTGATGAAGTGCCCACCACCCGGTGGGAAAGCTGTCCGAAATGCGCTGCAAAAAAAGCAGAGCTGGGTCTTACAGACTGGATCGATCTGCATGGTTATTTTGTGGCAACCATTGCAGAGCACCTGAGCAAAAAGGGAAAAATAGTCTTTGGATGGGATGAGGTGCTCGACTCATCAATCCCGAACCTGGCCAATGTGGTTCACTGGCGGGCCTGGATCCCAGAACAGTCGACTAAGGCCCTTTCTCAAGGCCGCTGGCTTGTCCGCAGTCCTTATTTTCCCTATTACCTAGATTTTGTGCAAACCGATGATCGCAGTATAAGCCCTGGGCTTGCCTACCGTAATCCCGATGCCGCGAGCCTCCGCCGCATCTATGAGTACGACCCCTTTGAGGAAATTGAACCGGATATCCCTGAGTCTGTATCGGGAACGGAAACGGCCCAGTGCAGTGCATCGGGAAGAGAAGCGTACCTGGAAGGTGTACCGGAACAAGATGCAGGCCAGGGGAGAGCGCTTGAAAATGCATCCCTGGACCGAAGCGGTCGTTTCCTGGGCATACAGGCTAACGCCTGGACCGAATACATCCGGGATGGCCGGCGGCTTGAATACATGCTCTTTCCCCGGCTCCTTGCTCTGGCAGAGACCGCCTGGAACGGCAGAACCCGCAGTTCCTATGAGGACTTCCTTCGGCGGCTGGAGGCTGGGCACTGCGGTTCGAGCCGGGGAATTTTTGCCCAGCGGGGCATCAATTTTTGCCCCCTGTATAAAGACTGA
- a CDS encoding cupin domain-containing protein, with the protein MFFFERDLKSVKLDATSERTIKAYGGNLMASEMHFAPGGVGALHSHPHEQIVYVLEGEADFTLGNETRRISRGDSIYVAPNVIHGVVAVTEFKALDVFSPQRQDFLSSK; encoded by the coding sequence ATGTTCTTTTTTGAGAGGGATTTAAAATCAGTTAAGCTTGATGCAACGTCTGAGCGTACAATCAAGGCTTATGGGGGCAATCTCATGGCTTCAGAAATGCATTTTGCCCCCGGAGGGGTAGGGGCTCTGCACAGTCATCCCCATGAACAGATTGTCTATGTACTGGAAGGGGAAGCTGATTTCACCCTGGGGAATGAAACACGCCGCATTTCTCGGGGCGATTCAATATATGTGGCCCCGAATGTTATACACGGAGTGGTAGCAGTTACCGAGTTTAAAGCTCTGGATGTTTTCAGTCCCCAGCGTCAAGATTTTTTAAGCTCTAAATAA
- a CDS encoding DMT family transporter: MFTIFTNHPGEFAALGTSLCWTVTALAFENAAKRIGSLALNILRLAVALFIFMTINLALHGQPVPLDAGEQVWFWLTLSGLVGFVFGDIFLFQSYIDIGARTAQIIFVSSPLITALLGFLLLGEQIRPLGILGMFVVVGAIIWVIVGKGHIEAGKGSQSAQDDHPLAYQRNHPHRLRGIVFAFLGALGQSGGLILSKIGAPHYDPLRATEIRVIAGFIGFIVMALILGRLKEPVQALANRRALRSLSIGAFFGPFLGVSLGLFAVQRAPAGIAATLMGLTPILIVFPSVLLYKERLTLREVLGALIAVSGLALLFVF; the protein is encoded by the coding sequence ATGTTCACTATATTTACAAACCATCCCGGGGAGTTTGCCGCATTGGGGACCTCTCTCTGCTGGACAGTCACAGCCCTTGCCTTTGAGAATGCAGCGAAACGAATCGGCTCTTTAGCCTTGAATATTTTGCGCCTTGCGGTGGCTCTTTTTATTTTTATGACTATCAATCTGGCGCTGCATGGTCAGCCAGTTCCTCTGGATGCGGGGGAGCAAGTTTGGTTTTGGCTCACTTTGTCGGGGCTGGTGGGTTTTGTCTTCGGTGATATCTTTTTATTTCAATCCTATATCGATATTGGAGCACGAACCGCACAAATAATTTTTGTTTCCTCCCCGCTTATAACAGCTCTGCTGGGTTTCCTATTGCTTGGAGAGCAGATACGTCCCCTTGGTATCTTGGGGATGTTTGTTGTAGTTGGGGCTATTATCTGGGTTATTGTAGGGAAAGGTCATATTGAAGCTGGGAAGGGTTCCCAGAGTGCCCAGGATGATCACCCACTTGCATATCAGCGGAACCATCCTCACCGCCTTCGGGGTATCGTGTTTGCCTTCTTGGGTGCCCTGGGGCAAAGTGGAGGACTGATTCTTTCAAAAATCGGAGCCCCCCACTATGATCCCCTGAGGGCTACAGAAATCCGGGTTATTGCAGGGTTTATTGGCTTTATTGTTATGGCGCTCATCTTGGGCAGATTAAAGGAACCGGTACAAGCCCTTGCAAATCGTCGAGCCCTGAGGTCCCTCAGTATCGGTGCTTTTTTTGGTCCCTTCCTGGGAGTAAGCCTGGGACTTTTCGCTGTGCAACGAGCCCCTGCAGGTATTGCCGCCACCTTAATGGGACTCACTCCCATCCTCATCGTATTCCCCTCGGTCTTACTTTATAAAGAACGACTTACCCTGCGGGAAGTTCTGGGAGCACTTATTGCCGTTTCTGGACTGGCTCTGCTTTTTGTGTTTTGA
- the msrB gene encoding peptide-methionine (R)-S-oxide reductase MsrB has product MKIIVIIIAGVVISSCVAHETAAEMAVGMAVKEKEACMIQKKADEANICVVPDEVLRKTLSPEQYAVAVQGGTERPFANAYWNNHEEGIYVDVIDRTPLFSSNSKYDSGTGWPSFWEPLDKNALVFIEDTSFGMHRVEVRSKSSGAHLGHVFTDGPEPTGLRYCMNSASLRFIPKSELEAAGLGEYLKQFKK; this is encoded by the coding sequence ATGAAAATAATAGTGATTATTATTGCTGGTGTTGTAATCAGTTCTTGCGTGGCTCACGAAACGGCTGCAGAAATGGCTGTCGGAATGGCTGTTAAGGAGAAGGAGGCCTGTATGATACAAAAAAAAGCTGACGAAGCAAATATTTGTGTAGTGCCGGACGAAGTGTTACGGAAGACCCTGAGCCCTGAACAATATGCGGTGGCTGTTCAAGGTGGAACCGAGAGGCCCTTTGCCAATGCATACTGGAATAATCATGAGGAAGGCATTTATGTTGATGTAATTGATAGAACACCCCTCTTTTCATCAAACTCGAAATACGATTCCGGTACGGGATGGCCAAGCTTCTGGGAACCTTTGGATAAAAATGCTCTTGTATTTATAGAAGATACTTCCTTTGGTATGCACCGGGTGGAAGTTCGATCCAAATCTTCCGGAGCCCACCTGGGTCATGTATTTACCGATGGCCCAGAGCCAACAGGTCTCAGGTATTGCATGAATTCTGCTTCTCTTCGTTTTATTCCCAAATCGGAACTGGAAGCAGCTGGGTTAGGGGAATATCTAAAGCAATTTAAAAAATAG
- the uvrB gene encoding excinuclease ABC subunit UvrB, whose product MRPFHVVAPYEPAGDQPKAIQTLAQGVLAGDQYQTLKGVTGSGKTFTMAKIIEQVQKPTLVISHNKTLAAQLYREFKGFFPHNAVEYFVSYYDYYQPEAYVASRDLYIEKDASINDEIERMRLSATRSLMERQDVIIVATVSCIYGLATPEVYRKMTATVAVGETIDTNALMRRFVELQYERNDAVLDRGRFRRRGDTLEIYPAYLEEAYRIELDWDMVSRIRRFDPISGQVLEELDRALIYPAKQFVMPQDMIDRALEKIKAELAERYEFLQSTGKLLEAERLKTRVEYDIEMLTEMGYCPGIENYSAPLAGRGPGEPPDTLIDYFPKDHLTFIDESHVTLPQIGAMYAGDRSRKQSLVDYGFRLPSALDNRPLRYDEFVERLGATIFVSATPGPTELEQSTQVVEQVIRPTGLLDPEIEVRPSDGQMEDIYAEIRQRISNGERSLVLTLTKKMAEDLTDYLSGLGLRVRYIHSEVETIERVEILTQLRQGDFDVLVGINLLREGIDLPEVSFIAILDADKIGFLRSVTSLIQIIGRAARNAAGKVIMYADRMSDAMKAAIAETERRRSIQMAYNEAHGITPATVKKAIADILVRHQEEEKAAAVTSVEVLKKSYNILIPAQRQQLMKALEAEMLEHAKRLEFEQAAAIRDEISRIKNLSQGETRGRQEAES is encoded by the coding sequence ATGCGACCATTCCACGTTGTAGCGCCCTATGAGCCCGCAGGAGATCAGCCAAAGGCTATTCAGACTCTGGCCCAGGGGGTTTTAGCCGGGGACCAGTACCAGACCCTGAAGGGAGTTACCGGTTCTGGTAAAACCTTTACGATGGCAAAAATTATCGAACAGGTTCAAAAACCGACCCTGGTCATCAGCCATAACAAAACCCTGGCGGCCCAATTATATCGGGAATTTAAGGGGTTTTTCCCCCATAACGCGGTCGAATATTTTGTATCCTACTACGATTACTATCAGCCCGAAGCCTATGTGGCAAGCCGGGACCTCTATATAGAAAAGGATGCTTCAATAAACGATGAGATTGAACGGATGCGGCTTTCGGCTACCCGAAGTCTCATGGAACGGCAGGACGTGATTATCGTGGCCACCGTATCCTGCATTTACGGCCTTGCTACCCCCGAAGTGTACCGAAAAATGACCGCCACGGTAGCGGTAGGAGAAACCATCGATACCAATGCCCTCATGCGGCGCTTTGTAGAACTGCAATATGAACGGAACGATGCGGTGCTGGATCGGGGCCGCTTCCGCCGAAGGGGGGATACCCTGGAAATCTACCCCGCATATCTGGAAGAAGCCTACCGGATCGAGCTCGACTGGGACATGGTGAGCCGGATCCGCCGCTTCGATCCCATTTCCGGCCAGGTGCTGGAAGAACTGGACCGGGCACTCATCTATCCGGCCAAGCAGTTTGTCATGCCCCAGGATATGATTGACCGGGCCCTGGAAAAAATTAAAGCTGAACTGGCAGAGCGCTATGAGTTTTTGCAAAGCACAGGCAAACTCCTGGAAGCAGAACGGCTCAAAACCCGGGTAGAATACGATATTGAGATGCTCACCGAAATGGGCTACTGCCCGGGGATAGAAAACTATTCAGCCCCCCTGGCAGGCCGGGGCCCCGGCGAACCACCGGATACGCTTATCGATTATTTTCCCAAGGACCATCTTACCTTTATCGATGAAAGTCATGTAACCCTGCCACAGATCGGGGCAATGTATGCCGGCGACCGGTCCCGTAAACAGAGCCTTGTGGACTACGGTTTCCGCCTGCCTTCCGCCCTGGATAACCGGCCCCTCCGGTACGATGAATTTGTGGAGCGCCTTGGGGCTACCATCTTTGTCTCCGCAACACCGGGACCCACCGAACTGGAACAATCGACCCAAGTGGTAGAACAGGTAATACGACCCACAGGATTACTGGATCCGGAAATCGAAGTGCGGCCCAGCGATGGCCAGATGGAAGACATTTATGCCGAAATCCGTCAGCGTATCAGTAACGGCGAACGGTCCCTGGTCTTAACCTTAACCAAGAAGATGGCCGAGGATTTAACAGACTACCTGAGCGGCCTGGGGCTCCGGGTCCGGTATATTCACAGCGAAGTAGAAACCATCGAAAGGGTGGAAATACTCACCCAGTTGCGGCAGGGGGACTTTGATGTCCTGGTGGGCATCAACCTCCTTCGGGAAGGGATTGACCTGCCTGAGGTTTCCTTTATTGCCATCCTGGACGCGGATAAAATTGGCTTTCTCAGGTCTGTTACCAGCCTCATTCAGATTATTGGCCGGGCAGCACGGAACGCAGCGGGAAAGGTCATTATGTATGCGGACCGGATGAGCGACGCTATGAAAGCGGCCATCGCAGAAACCGAACGGCGGCGAAGCATTCAAATGGCCTACAACGAAGCCCACGGCATTACCCCCGCCACCGTAAAGAAGGCTATTGCGGATATTCTCGTGCGGCACCAGGAAGAAGAAAAGGCTGCGGCGGTTACCTCGGTGGAAGTTCTGAAAAAATCCTACAATATACTCATCCCTGCCCAACGGCAGCAGTTAATGAAAGCCCTGGAAGCAGAGATGCTGGAACACGCGAAACGGCTTGAATTTGAACAGGCCGCGGCAATTCGGGATGAGATTTCACGGATTAAGAATTTGTCCCAGGGGGAAACACGGGGTCGTCAGGAAGCTGAATCGTAA
- a CDS encoding sensor histidine kinase — MLEAEAIVLPFRDFERVSGAELEEQKHWVADYRGLDLLYEFPVAVMVFNVHRQIVYINAKAKSFLADPHGDPFGLRPGEAFGCIHARETAGGCGTAKFCRFCGAAQGIASALSGAIDLQQCQIDRTRSQHHDQLDLLVWTKPFITHNQVFILAALIDISAEQRRDTFERIFLHDILNTASSIQSVLYLIDDKESGVREYLDLAKIAAEQLTEEIQTHRSIWDAEHGSLSVNASVVSVSSLLQKVGTLYNYMAEERGIQVVITPCGEKKIISDEVLLKRVVSNLVKNAIEACKTGDVVELRCFPKSDAVIIQIKNPAVISEEVQANIFKRAYSTKAKGRGWGTYAARLFVEDYLGGRISYVSNPEQGTIFTIQLPDDPVFPPGTNS; from the coding sequence ATGTTAGAAGCTGAGGCGATTGTATTGCCATTCAGGGATTTCGAACGGGTTTCAGGGGCAGAGCTGGAAGAACAAAAACACTGGGTTGCAGACTACCGTGGCTTGGATTTGTTGTACGAATTCCCTGTTGCAGTGATGGTTTTTAATGTTCATCGCCAGATTGTGTACATCAATGCCAAGGCAAAATCTTTTTTAGCAGATCCACATGGAGATCCCTTTGGATTGAGACCTGGCGAAGCCTTTGGGTGTATTCACGCTCGTGAAACAGCGGGCGGTTGTGGTACGGCAAAATTCTGCCGTTTCTGCGGTGCTGCTCAGGGAATAGCCAGTGCCCTTTCCGGAGCCATAGACCTTCAGCAGTGCCAGATTGACCGTACCCGTTCTCAGCACCATGACCAGCTGGACCTATTGGTCTGGACCAAGCCCTTTATTACCCATAACCAGGTCTTTATTCTTGCGGCTCTGATTGATATTTCTGCGGAACAGCGGCGGGACACCTTTGAGCGTATTTTTCTGCATGATATTTTAAATACCGCATCATCGATACAGTCGGTGTTATACCTCATCGATGATAAAGAAAGTGGTGTCCGGGAATACCTGGATCTGGCTAAGATTGCGGCGGAACAGCTTACTGAAGAAATTCAGACCCACCGGAGCATTTGGGATGCGGAACATGGCAGTTTATCTGTGAATGCATCGGTTGTATCGGTCAGTTCTTTGTTGCAAAAAGTGGGGACCCTCTATAATTACATGGCGGAAGAACGGGGAATTCAGGTTGTGATAACTCCCTGTGGGGAGAAAAAAATCATCAGTGATGAGGTCCTCTTAAAACGGGTTGTGTCTAACCTTGTTAAAAATGCCATCGAAGCCTGTAAGACGGGGGATGTGGTTGAACTGCGCTGTTTTCCTAAGTCTGATGCGGTGATCATTCAAATAAAAAATCCCGCAGTTATCAGCGAAGAAGTCCAGGCAAATATCTTTAAGCGCGCCTATTCAACGAAAGCAAAGGGAAGGGGCTGGGGTACCTATGCGGCCCGTCTTTTTGTTGAGGACTATCTGGGGGGCCGCATTAGTTATGTAAGCAACCCTGAACAGGGTACCATCTTTACGATTCAGCTTCCTGACGACCCCGTGTTTCCCCCTGGGACAAATTCTTAA